The Candidatus Saccharibacteria bacterium genome has a segment encoding these proteins:
- a CDS encoding prepilin-type N-terminal cleavage/methylation domain-containing protein has protein sequence MVVLTSSFSYTLISIHIIMLKDDNGFTLTELIVAIVVAVILLTVASNAIINLNRLSARSRALAIANAAAENKTEEIRSIGYLNLDSAGDGTFSIDTSDLPDELINPVASYTVSTPETGLKQVEINLAYDVNGDTENLNYTTYISELGVGQ, from the coding sequence ATGGTAGTGCTTACTAGTAGTTTTAGTTATACTCTAATTAGTATACACATTATTATGCTTAAAGATGACAACGGCTTCACCCTAACTGAACTTATAGTTGCAATCGTGGTTGCGGTTATTTTGCTGACTGTTGCTAGTAATGCAATTATCAATCTAAATCGACTTAGCGCCCGATCAAGAGCCTTAGCGATTGCAAATGCTGCTGCCGAAAACAAGACCGAGGAAATTCGGAGTATTGGCTATTTGAATCTGGATAGCGCTGGGGACGGCACTTTCAGTATAGACACCAGTGACCTCCCTGATGAGTTAATAAATCCAGTGGCAAGCTACACGGTGTCCACACCTGAGACCGGCCTGAAACAAGTCGAGATTAACCTTGCATATGATGTAAATGGCGACACAGAAAACCTCAACTACACCACGTACATATCGGAGCTTGGCGTTGGACAATAA
- a CDS encoding prepilin-type N-terminal cleavage/methylation domain-containing protein, with translation MATQKTSTTPRTYRSLALDNNDSTHQAGFTISELLVALVVTSVVIVAIFQLFTSYFGATLNNGAQVNLTNESQTILRKIVEEIRTGSAIRQQNLVPDSNAPGGNWQTSESDVVIIIATPTMNADGDFIIDPNTGSPYQTEYVYFVEDTTLFRRTLVPGGASSSSPAEETSCPEAVSSPSCPPDQVITSHYAAMNFDFFDQNNDETPSPSLARSLVINITLQRSGFGEPRTAENQIRMTLRNNEDF, from the coding sequence ATGGCGACACAGAAAACCTCAACTACACCACGTACATATCGGAGCTTGGCGTTGGACAATAACGACAGCACTCACCAAGCTGGCTTTACTATTTCAGAGCTACTGGTAGCTCTGGTGGTGACGAGTGTAGTGATCGTAGCGATATTTCAGCTTTTTACGAGTTATTTTGGCGCAACCTTAAACAATGGTGCTCAGGTTAATCTAACTAATGAATCGCAAACTATTCTTAGAAAAATCGTTGAAGAAATACGGACAGGTTCAGCCATCCGTCAACAAAATTTAGTCCCTGACAGTAATGCACCAGGAGGCAATTGGCAAACATCTGAATCAGATGTAGTAATCATAATTGCTACCCCGACAATGAATGCCGATGGTGATTTTATAATCGACCCAAACACCGGCTCACCATACCAAACAGAGTATGTGTATTTTGTAGAAGACACCACGCTTTTCAGAAGAACGTTAGTGCCAGGCGGTGCATCCAGCAGCTCTCCTGCCGAAGAAACAAGCTGCCCTGAAGCTGTTAGTTCACCAAGTTGTCCGCCCGATCAAGTCATTACGTCCCATTATGCAGCAATGAATTTCGACTTCTTTGACCAGAACAACGACGAGACGCCATCTCCGAGCTTAGCTCGTTCGTTAGTAATCAATATTACTCTACAAAGAAGCGGATTTGGTGAACCACGAACGGCCGAAAACCAAATACGAATGACATTAAGAAACAACGAGGATTTTTGA